Part of the Mycolicibacterium mengxianglii genome is shown below.
TTCAACCGGCACACAACGGGCTTGTCTCCAATCAGATACCCGCGCAATGCAATTGACGTTCCTGCGGATCTTCATTGCGCGACGACGCCTGGGGTCTGTCTTGCGGCGCTCAAAGCTCGCGGCGCTGACCAAGCGGAGGCTCTCGTGCGGCAGCATGTGCTCGACGCGACCGACAATCATCTCCTGAGTTCTGCAGTGCGCGGTGGAGTGGCGGTGCCGTGGACGACTTCCGCGTGACGGGCGTAGGCGGCCTCCGCCGCCGTGCGCGGCGACGGTCCGAGTGCGGGCGGCATGTTCGCAAAGGTGCGTTCGATGGTGTCGGCATCCCCTTCGTAGGTGGTCATGCCGAGCGTGAGCAGCAGGTCGTTCGGCTCGATACCGGCCGCCATGGCCTGAATGACGCGGTCCCACTCGGCCCGTTCAACGTGCTGTTCCATCGGCGGGACGACGTGGCGTTCTTCGTAATCCATGTGCTCGACCAGCGTGGCGTTGAGCGACTCCAGGGTCGTCGCCAGACGCTCCCTGGCGTGGGCATCCGCGCTCTGGCACCACTTGTCGAGCGCGTCGGCCATGACGGCCCGAGCCAGCTCGACGTCGCGGTGCTGCCGCTCGACGTCGCGAATGCGGGCGACGTTCAGCGCAGCGCGGTCGAGAAGCAGCGGCCAGATCTGTTCGTCCTCGCCGGCGTGGTGGTGGTGTAGGAGGGTGCCGACCAAGCGAAGGTGCCCGGCGACGACTGCCGCCCGGGCGGGGTCGCCAGGACGAACGCGCCGCACGACGCCAGGTGCCAGGCCGAACTCGCGACGGAACATGCGGTGGACCATCGCCATCTCCCGGCCCAGCTCGTTTGGGTTGCCCAATCGCCTTACCCTCCTTGTAATGTCGTGAGGGCGTCTTCGCGCCCCGCTCCTGCGATGTAGAACGTGGCGAAGGCTCAAACGGTTCGCGCATTGTGCGCAGCGTCCAAATGACGCCAGCAGGTCGGCCGCCTCCTCGGGCGGTGGCCTCGCGGCCGACACGGTGGTGCGGGGTGCAGGTAGTGACGGCAAGGTGGCGAGCATTCGCGGCACAGCCAGAACAGATCGGAGTGCAGTGACGTTCTGATATCTGGAACGAAGGAGACGTGATGACGTTCGCGAACGCGGTAGGCACCCCATCGTCGGTGCTGGAACGGCTTCCAGTCACCTGGTGGCATTGGCGGCTTGTGGTCCTGGTCGGGATCGGCACGTTCTTCGATCTCTACGAGGTGTTCCTCGGCGGCGTCCTGGCTCCGATACTGGCTGTTGAATTCGGTCTGGGTACTGCGGGCAAGGCATTGGTGCTCGCCGCCGGCTTCGCCGGAATGTTCGTGGGTGCCAACGCCTTGTCGATATTGGCTGACCGGCTGGGTCGTCGACGCATCTTCATCCTCAACATGCTGATCTACTCGCTGTTCACCTTCACCGCCGCCCTCTCCCCGAATATCGAGGTGTTCTTGGTGCTTCGCTTCCTCGCCGGCATCGGGCTGGGCGCGGAACTGGTGCTGGTCGACTCCTATCTGGCGGAGATGATGCCTGCGCGCGTTCGTGGCCGCATGACGGCGTGGGCGTACACCATCGGGTTTCTCGGTGTGCCGCTGGCGGCTTTGCTCGGCGGCCAATTCGTCGCCCGCCACGAGGTCTTGGGCATCGACGGGTGGCGGTGGCTATTGCTGCTCGGCGGCTTCGGAGCGGTACTCGCGTTGGGGGTGCGCCCGATGCTGCCGGAGTCGCCCCGCTGGTTGGAAAGCCGCGGTCGCTACAACGAAGCGCGGGACGTGGTCAAGTCTGTGGTGGCCAGGGTTGCGCCGAACACTTTCGTGCCACAGACGCCCGCGCACGCCGGCTGCGCCGTCAGCGACGAAGCCCCGAGTGTCGCCGAGGTGCTGCGTATCGCGTTTCGAAACTACCGGTCACGCAGCGTCATGCTGATCATTTTCCAGATCCTGCAGACCGTCGCCTACCACGGCTTCGGAACGCTGGCCCCACTTGTTCTCATCGACAAGGGATTTCACATTACCGAGTCCCTGGGGTATGCGGCGCTGAGCTTCGCCGGCTATCCGATCGGATCGTTGTTGTCGGTGCCCCTGGTGGAGCGCTTCGAACGCAAGTATCTGATCATCTCCTCGGCGCTGGGCATTGCCGTTTTCGGACTGATCATGGCTGCGGCAGAACAGGTGCCGGTGATCATCGTCGCCGGCTTTCTGCTCACCGCGGTATCGAACCTGTTCGCCGCCGCACTACATATCTATCAGGCCGAGATCTTTCCGACCGTGATCCGCAGTACGGCCAGCGGCGTCGCGTATTCGTTGTCTCGCGCGACATCGGTGGTGCTGCCCTTCGTCGCAGTGCCGGCGTTGGCAGCGTTCGGCCCGGTGGCGGTGTTCTCCGGCTCGGCAGTGCTGATTGTGTTGCTATGTCTTGACGTCGCCGTCCTTGGTCCCCGCAGCACGGGCCTGCAGCTGGAAACGGTACAGAAGATGGACTAGGGCCCGAGAAAATCCGGTGAAACGTCCGCTGTGTGGGCGGTGCTCTCCGGTGGACCGATCCGGGCCGTCCTTTACAACCTGCCGAGGCGGTGTGACAGTGGACGTCGGGGATCTCCGCTGCGGACCGCAGGTCGTGCCTGGGCCGACCCCGTTACTTCAGACGGGGGTGCTGAGGTGCAACAGGCCGACGATGCGTTGTCCGATATGCCACTTGCGCAGCTACTGGCTGAGTTGGACACCTCGGCGCAGGGGTTGACCACGGCCGAGGCGCAGCAACGACAGCAGCGGTACGGAGCCAACGAGATCGCCGAGCGCCGCCGCAATCCGGTGCTGACGTTCCTCGGATATTTCTGGGCGCCGATCCCGTGGATGATCGAGGCGGCGCTGCTGCTGTCACTGCTCGCGCGGCATTGGGCCGACGCGGCGATCATCGCTGTGCTGCTGGTGATGAACGGGTTGGTCGGCTTCATCGAGGAACACCAGGCGGCCAACGCCATCGACGCGCTCAAACAGCGTCTGGCCACCTCGGCGCGGGCACTGCGGGACGGCGTGTGGGTGACCCTGGAGCTGCGGGATCTGGTGCCCGGGGATGTGGTGCGGGTTCGACTGGGCGACGTGGTGCCCGCCGATCTGCGGGTGCTCGACGACGCGACGGTCGAGGTGGACCAGTCCGCGCTGACGGGGGAGTCGCTTGCGGTGTCCCGCAGCCGAGGTCAGGTGCTGTACTCGGGGTCGGTGCTCGTGCGGGGTGAAACCGACGCGCTCGTCTACGCGACCGGCGCATCGTCGTTCATGGGGCGCACGACTTCACTGGTGCAGACCGCGGGCACGGTCAGCCACTTCCAACGCGCGGTGCTGCGTATCGGCAACTACCTCATCGCGCTGTCGGCGGCCCTGGTGCTGTTGACGGTCGTGGTGTCGCTGATCCGCGGCAATCCGGTGCTGCAGACGCTGGAGTTCGCCCTGGTCGTCACGATTGCGTCGGTGCCCGTCGCGCTCCCCGCGGTGCTGTCGGTCACCATGGCCGTCGGCGCCCGGAAACTGGCCCGACACCAGGCCGTCGTCAGTCACCTGCCCGCGGTCGAGGAACTCGGTGGGGTGGATGTGCTGTGTTCGGACAAGACCGGCACGCTGACCGAGAACCGCCTGACGGTGGCGGCGTCCTGGGTGGCACCCGATGTCGATGACGCCGACCTGCTGCGGACCGCGGCCGCGGCGTCGCGAGCCGAGGACAACGACCCCATCGACATGGCGGTGTTGGGGACCGTCGGCCAAGCGCCCCCGGCCGTCGTCGAGGATTTCACCCCGTTCGATCCGGTCAGCAAGCGCACCGAGGCGACGGTGCGCGGCGACGACGGTCGTTCCGTCAAGGTCAGCAAGGGTGCCCCGCAGGTCATCAGTGCGCTGTGTGCGCACGACCCCGCAACCGGTCAGGTAGGTGAGGTGGTCGAGCGGTTCGCCGACCGCGGGTACCGGTCCTTGGGTGTGGCCCGCACCGACGGCGACGGAAACTGGCGCCTCATCGGTGTGGTGGCACTGGCCGACCCGCCCCGGAGCGACTCCCCGGCGACCATTCGTGCGGCGCAGCAACTCGGCGTCGAGGTCAAAATGGTCACCGGCGATCAGGTCGCCATCGGCCGCGAGATCGCCAGCCAGGTCGGTTTGGGTGACCACATCGTGGACGCCGCCGCGCTGGGCACCGCCACCGACGACGACGCGTTGGCGGCGCAGGTGGCCGCGGCCGACGGCTTCGCCCAGGTGTTTCCCGAGCACAAATACCGCATCGTGCGGCTGCTGCAGGCGCGCGGTCACATCGTCGGGATGACGGGTGACGGGGTCAACGACGCGCCGGCCCTGAAACAAGCCGACGCCGGCATCGCGGTGGCCGGGGCGACCGAGGCCGCCCGCGCCGCCGCCGACGTCGTGCTTCTTGCCCCGGGACTGTCGGTGATCGTGGACGCGATCCGGCAGGCCAGAGAGATCTTCGCCCGGATGACCAGTTACGCCACCTACCGGATCGCCGAGACCATCCGGGTGCTGCTCCTGATCACCTTGGCGATCGTGGTCCTGAACTTCTTTCCGGTCACCGCGGTGATGATTGTGTTCCTGGCACTGCTCAACGACGCCGCCATCCTGACAATCGCCTACGACCATGTTCGCGGCTCGAACGAACCGGTCGCCTGGGACATGCGTCGGGTGCTCACCATCGCCACCACGCTGGGCGTGATGGGCGTCGTCGAGACCTTCTTGCTGTTGGCGGTCGCGGACAACATCTTCGGGCTCGACGAAGACCTGATCCGCACTCTGATCTACCTGAAGTTGTCGGTCTCGGGCCACCTGACGGTGTTCGTCACCCGCAGCCGCGAGGCGTTCTGGTCGCGGCCGGCGCCCGCGCCGGTACTGCTCGTCGCCGTGATCGGCACCCAGCTGATCGCCACTCTGATCGCGGTCTACGGAGTGTTGATGACCCCGCTGGGCTGGGCGTGGGCCGGAGTCGTATGGGGTTATGCCCTGATCTGGTTCCTCGTCGAAGATCGGGTCAAGCTCGCCGCGCAGCACTGGTTGGACCGCCATCCCGCCCGATCGGGATCGGCCCGGCCCGTCTCGCACTGACGTGCAGATCGCCTGGGCCGGCGGCTACCAACGAGCGGTGGTGCTCAGATGTTCAGCGCCGCCGAGTCGATGCCCAGTGCGTTCAGCCGAGTCACGTAGGTGGCGACATTGCGCAACTTCACATCCTCGTAGCCGCGGACGACATCCGGTGCCGATGCCGCCGCCACCGCGGTGTCGAACGTCTCGAGGGTGAGCGTGTCGGTCAGATCGGCCACCATGGCCTCGTAGTGGGCCACCAGGTGACGCTCGACCTTGCGCACGTGCGCATACCCGAACGGGTCGAACGGGGTGCCTCGCAGCACTTTGCCCTTCGCGAGCAGCTTGAGCACACCGTGCGAGCGTGGTCCGAAGCCGATCTTCTTCGTGCGTCCCAACGCCTTCATGGTGGGTGGGTGCAGCATGTAGGTGAGTTTGGCCCCGCCGGGTACCTCGGTCTGCAGCGAGTCGACGAACGCCGGATCGGTCAACATGCGCGCAACCTCGTACTCGTCCTTGTAGGCGAGGAACTTGTGCAGGTTCGCCGCGACCGCCGACGAGAAGTCCGTGCGGTTCGTGAGCGCCCGTTCGCGCTCCCAGGCGGCATCGACGGTGGCAATGTAGCGGGTAGCTGTCCGATCACCCTGATAGGCAACCAGATTGGCGGCGCAGCGCTCCATGATCGTCCGCGTCTCGCCGGTCACCGGCGAGTTAGCCAAGAGGTGCACCGGCGCGGCGGTGTCGCTGCGGCGTTCCGGTGAGGCGGCGACGGTGACCTCGCGGAACGCCGTGGGGTCGGCCACGGCGACCCGACCCCACCGGAACGCGGCCTGATTGGCTTGTACCGCAACGCCGTTTATCGTGATGGCTTCTTCGATCGCGGCAGCGGGAATGGGCAGCGCACCGGACTGATAGGCGGCGCCGATCACCAGAAAGTTGGCGGCAGCGGTGTTGGCGAACAGCGTCTGTGCGGCGGCCAACGCATCGAGGGCGACGACCCGTCGGGCATGCGTGCCGAGCCGATCCAGCAGATCGTCGTTGTCGGGGTAAGTGATCGAGCCGTCGTACACCATCGCACCGGTGGGCGTCCTGCTGGTGGAGGCGACGGTGATCGTCTGCTCCGCGTTGCCGTAACTCAGGTTCTTCGAATCGGCGGCGGTGAGTAGATCGAACGCCAGTACGCAGTCGGCGCCACCGGGGCTGATGCGGTTCGAGGACGTCGGGCGGCTGCTCAGCCGCAGATGCGATGTCACAGGCCCGGCCTTCTGGCTCAACCCGATCTGGTCGAGCCCGTCGACGTGCAGTCCGGCACGCAGCGCAGCCATGCCGAGTACCTGGTTGACCGTGACGATGCCGGTGCCGCCGATGCCGGCGAGGAACACGTCATGCGTCGTTCTGATCGGCGTGATGGCCGGATCGGCGACGCGCGGCGGTGTAGGTGTCGCCTTGATTGTCGCGGAACGCTTTTCGGGCACCTCGACGGTCACGAACGACGGGCACTGCCCGTCGAGACAGGAGTAGTCGGTGTTGCACGAGGTCTGATCGATCCGCGTCTTGCGGCCGAATTCGGTGTCGACGGGCTGCACCGACAGGCAATTGCTCTTGACGCCGCAGTCGCCGCAGCCCTCGCAGACGGCCTCGTTGATCACGACGCGGGTCCGGCGCACGGGAAGGTTGCCGCGCTTGCGTTTCCGGCGGGCCTCGGCGGCACATTGCTGGTCGTAGATCAGGACGGTGACGCCCTTGACGTCGCGCAGAATCCGTTGCGCCTCATCGAGGCGGTCTCGGTGCCAGAGGGTGACCCCCGGAGCGAAGGACGCGCCACGGTGCCGCTCGGGTTCCTCGGCGCACACGATGATCTTGATGACGCCCTCGGCGGCGAGTTTGTGCGTGAGTTCGGGAACCGACAATCCCGCCTCGGCGTCTTGGGCACCGGTCATCGCGACGGCGGAGTTGTACAGGATCTTGTAGGTGATGTTCGTCTCGGCCGCGACGTTGGCCTGCACCGCGAGCTGGCCCGAGTGGAAATACGTTCCATCACCGATGTTTTGGAATATGTGCGCCACGTCGGTGTAGGGCGCCTGTCCGATCCACTGCGCCCCTTCGCCGCCCATCTGGGTCAGACCGGTGACCTGGGAGTCCGTCCGCGACGACATCGTGACCATGGCATGGCAGCCGATGCCGCCTCCGGCGAGCGAGCCGGACGGGACCGCGGTGGACCGGTTGTGTGGGCAACCGGAACAGAAGTAGGCGCTGCGCCTGGCGGGCAGCACTGTGAGTGACAACGGCGGGGGCGGCGGCGCGGTCATCGGCACGCGGTCGGCGAGGATCTTGCGAAGGGGCCCGATGAGGCGCGCTGCGGTCAGTTCGCCGTCGGCCGGAATGAGCGGTCGTCCGCTCAGGTCCCGTTTGCCGAGCACGGCGGGGGCACGATGTTGGCCGTACAGCACGTCTTTGACTTGCAACTCGACGAATGCGGTCTTGTCCTCCACGGCCAGGACCTGTTCGACTCCTGCCGCGAGTTGCCGCACTTTGCCCGCGCCAAGCGGGTACGGCATGCCGACGCGCATGATGCGGATGCCTGCCTTGAGCAGGTCGGACTCGGCCAGACCCAGGTCGGTCAGGGCCTGGCGCACCGAGTCGTAGGCAGTCCCGACGGCGACGATGCCGAGCCGCGCGTCTGCCGGGTCGATCTCGATGGAGTCGATGGGGTTGGCCGCGTTGAAGGCCTCGACCGTCGCCCAGCGGGGCCCGTACAGGTCGGCTTCGGCGAGCAGGCTGTCGGCTGGTGCTGCCATGACGCGCTGGCGGTAGGTCCACGGCCTGCCCTCCCACTCGATGGTCGGCACGGTGATGGTGAAGTCGCTGAAGTCACGGTCGAGCGTCCAGAGCCCGTCTGCGACGTCGGCGACGATCTTCATCGCGGACCAGCACCCGGACGCCCGGGACAGCGCAACGCCGTAGAGGCCGAAGGCGATGATCTCTTCAGCATTGCGGGGGAAGAAGATCGGCATCGAGAGCGCGGCCAACGACCGTTCGCTCGCGGCGGGCACCGTCGACGATTTGGCGGAGGGGTCGTCACCGACATAGGCCAGCGCCCCGCCCGTCGGGTGCGCGCCGTACATCGCGGCATGCCGGAACGCATCACTGGCCCGGTCCAGGCCGGGTCCCTTGCCGTACCAGACGCCGACGACCCCGTCGTGGGTGCGTGTTCCCTTGGGCAGTTCCAGCTGGCTGCCCCACACCGACGTTGCGGCCAGTTCCTCGTTGACGCCGGGAACCAGGTGTACGTCGTGCGCGGTCTTCAGTACGTCGAGACCGGCCAGCAGCTTGTCGAGGCCGGCCAGTGGACTGCCCTGGTACCCGGAGACGAAGGTGGCGACGCGGGTGCCCGCCCGCCGGTCCCGCACGTGCTGTTCCACCAACTGGCGCGCGATCGCCTGCACACCGGTCAGGAGCACCGGCCCGGAGCTGGCCGAGTAGCGAGAAGCGAGGTCGAACTCGGCGGGGATCGGGTTGTCAGCCAGGTCGGTCATGGAGACACACCTCCAGCGGTGATCGTGTCGTTCCCTCAAGCCTCCGACTTGGCTACAAGTCGGTCAACTGATGTGGCAACAACAGATCCGTTCGTTCACTTGGTGACGGCCATCACGCCCTAGGGTAGGAAGAATGATCAGCATGGACCGGCTCGACCTGGAAATCCTGCGCAGGTTGTCCGACGATGCACGCACAGGTGTGGTCGAACTGTCCTCAGCGCTGGGGGTGTCGCGCAATACCGTGCAGTCGCGGGTGCGCCGGCTGGAAGAGTCGGGCGTGCTGACCGGCTATCAGCCCCGCATTGATCTGGCCAAGGCCGGCGTGGCGGTCCAGGCGTTCGTCGCGTTGGAGATCAACCAGGTCGGGATGTCCTCGGTGGTGAACGGCCTGGCGCAGATCCCGCAGGTGCTCGAGGTGCATGCCACGACGGGACGCGAAGATCTGCTGGTCCGGGTCGCCACCAGCACGCAGGCCGAACTCCAGGAGCTTGTGGTGGGGATCCTCGCCATCCCGGGAGTGGTGCACTCGAGCACCACCCTGGCACTGACCACTCCGTTGCCGTATCGGGTGATCCCGCTACTCGATGAGGCCACCCGCGATGCCGGTTGGGGACGTTCGACGCCGAAGCCCTGAGGCGCTCGCGGATTGCAGACGGTGACGGACCATCAGAACCTTCAACACCGCAGCGGTATTCACTGTCCGGTGTGGCGGGCGCGGGCCCGTCGCACTGCCTCCTCGACGACTTGTTGGGCGACGTCGGCCAGTTTGCGGTGCTCGGTCTGACTGATGACCCGCAGCTTGTCGAACGCTTCAACTGCCGCGCAGCCGCTGCGACTCATGACGATGCCGACCGCCTGATCGATTACTGCGCGACTGGACAGCGCCGACTGCAGCTGGCCGGCGACCCGCCGTGCTTTGTCCAGCTGTTGGGCGGTGTGCACGGAGATCCCGGCAGGGATGGCAAACAGTTCCCCGAGCTGGCTCGCGCGCTCGTCGAAAGCGTGCTTGGCGTGGGCGTACACATTGAGGGCCCCGACTATGCCCGCAGCGCTTGTCAGTGGAAGCGACAGCACGCTGTGCACTCCGAGCCGCCCAACGCGAGGTCCAAAGCGAGGCCATGCCTTTTCCCCGCTCAGCGACCCGGAGCGGATGGTGCGGCCTTCTAGAGCGGCCGTGACGCACGGGCCTTCGCCGAGCCGGTACTGAATGGCGTCGACTTCGCGCACAAACTCCGCGCTGGCCACCACCGTGTTGGGCGCTTCGTCGTGCACCAGTGTCAGTCCGGCACCGTCGGCGCCCGGGATCGCACGGGCGGCGAAGTCCGCGACGTGGGTCAACATCTCCGCCAGCCCGGTACTGCCCAAGGTCAGTTGGGACAGCCCGGCGAGACTTTCGCGTAGATCGGTGTCGTCTTCGGCTGCCTGGTGATGCGCCGCTGGGACGGTGGCGGCGTTACCGTTCTGTGTAGCTGAGCTCATGTTGCCTTTCCACCACCGCACGGCGTGCTGGGTGGGTTGCTGTGAAGTCTATTACCGGCGGGGCCGCGACGACAGGGCGCAGACCCAAGTGAGGTTCTGATCGCCCGCGTTGACAAGCCGTCGAAGTGCGTGTTGGGTCAGAGGTGCTGAATACGCAGCCGGCTGGGGCCGGTGTCGCCGCTAGTGGCCGCGACATCGCACTGAATGACCGCCCAGACTCTGACTTGGTTCCCAGTCCGTAATGGATTTATCTTGAACCCTTTTCGCCTCACCGCCGTCCACTTCGCTCACGGTGTGATTCCCGACTGCCCATGCGCCGCGACGCAGTGCCGACCGAGCGCGTCGACAATGCCGGTCAGGAGCTGGTGATGATGCACGACACCTACGGCAGTCAGCTCACCGAACTCTCCACACAGCTCGGGCACATGGCCGGGCTGGCCTCGGCTGCGCTGCGACGTGCCACCCAAGCTGTGCTGTCGGCCGATGCGGCGCTGGCCCAACAGGTAAGCCGCGACCACGAACAGATCGCCGGGATGAGCCTGCGCGCACAGCGGGCGGCGTTCACACTCCTGACGGTGCAGGCCCCCGTGGTCTGCGACTTACGCGCCATCGTCAGCACAATCCAGATTGGTGCCGACCTCAACGGGATGGGATCCCTGGCCCTACACATCGCCGACATCGCCCGCCGCCGCCATCCTGAGCATGCGGTTCCTGTTGAGATGAGGTGCCATGTCGACCAAATGGGAAGACTCGCTGCCGAATTAGGCGGCAAGACCCAAACGGTACTGCTCCCCGGCGGGCCGCACGAAACCGCCACGATCCACGCTGGCCACGCCACGATGGATGCCCTGCACCGGCAGCTGTCCACCATCGTGATGGGCGGTCCCGTCTGGAAACACGGCGTCACCGCTGCCGTCGACGTGACGTTGCTCAGCCGGTACTACGAACACTTCGGCGGCCACGCTGTCGAGGTGGCCCGCCGGGTCACCACGCAATCAACCGGCGCAAGCCCCGATCAGCAGCATCTCGCCACGGTTGGTGGGATAAAGGGTTGAGCACCAACATGTTCGGGGACAATCCAGCATCGGTACACCCGGTGCTGACAGGAGGGGGACGGCAATGACCAGAACAATCGTCAGCGCGCTCATCGTCGGATCGGTCATTGGGGCCCTCGCGCGGCTCGCGATGCCCGGTACGCAGGCCGGCGGCATCGACAGTGCCCCCGTGCCCGGAACTGCTCTTCCTGAAATACGTTCGGTACCGGTGCAATTCGCCGTCGAGCGGCGTTTCTGCGGCGGCGCGGTATCCAGAAGGGGGTGTCGTGTTGGACGACCTCGCCATCGCTGAGCTTGCCTCCCGTGGCGCCGATGTCGCTGAGGCTTACGCCACGGCCGTTCACCGCATCATGCAGCAGCGGATAACCCGGGTGTACCTCGAGGCTGTCTGCCTGCGTACCGCCCAGGCTGCCGTCTTGGCCGCCGCCTCCGACAGTTCACAGCGCGGACAGACGCTGGCCTTCCTGTGCGCCGCGGTCGCGGCGCATCATTACAGCGTCCTCAACGCGCGTGTCGCTGATGTGATCGCCTACGGGACCGTGCTGGGCACCCGAATACCCCGCGATGTCCTCGCACTCGGCGCACCCACCGCCGAGTGACACACTGCGGAACACCGGGATCAACTTGTTGGTCTCGACGATCTGGCGGGTGAGGTCGCCTGTGGTAGCACGACGCTCGCGCCCGGCTGCATGGCCG
Proteins encoded:
- a CDS encoding hemerythrin domain-containing protein, with protein sequence MGNPNELGREMAMVHRMFRREFGLAPGVVRRVRPGDPARAAVVAGHLRLVGTLLHHHHAGEDEQIWPLLLDRAALNVARIRDVERQHRDVELARAVMADALDKWCQSADAHARERLATTLESLNATLVEHMDYEERHVVPPMEQHVERAEWDRVIQAMAAGIEPNDLLLTLGMTTYEGDADTIERTFANMPPALGPSPRTAAEAAYARHAEVVHGTATPPRTAELRR
- a CDS encoding MFS transporter, producing the protein MTFANAVGTPSSVLERLPVTWWHWRLVVLVGIGTFFDLYEVFLGGVLAPILAVEFGLGTAGKALVLAAGFAGMFVGANALSILADRLGRRRIFILNMLIYSLFTFTAALSPNIEVFLVLRFLAGIGLGAELVLVDSYLAEMMPARVRGRMTAWAYTIGFLGVPLAALLGGQFVARHEVLGIDGWRWLLLLGGFGAVLALGVRPMLPESPRWLESRGRYNEARDVVKSVVARVAPNTFVPQTPAHAGCAVSDEAPSVAEVLRIAFRNYRSRSVMLIIFQILQTVAYHGFGTLAPLVLIDKGFHITESLGYAALSFAGYPIGSLLSVPLVERFERKYLIISSALGIAVFGLIMAAAEQVPVIIVAGFLLTAVSNLFAAALHIYQAEIFPTVIRSTASGVAYSLSRATSVVLPFVAVPALAAFGPVAVFSGSAVLIVLLCLDVAVLGPRSTGLQLETVQKMD
- a CDS encoding plasma-membrane proton-efflux P-type ATPase is translated as MPLAQLLAELDTSAQGLTTAEAQQRQQRYGANEIAERRRNPVLTFLGYFWAPIPWMIEAALLLSLLARHWADAAIIAVLLVMNGLVGFIEEHQAANAIDALKQRLATSARALRDGVWVTLELRDLVPGDVVRVRLGDVVPADLRVLDDATVEVDQSALTGESLAVSRSRGQVLYSGSVLVRGETDALVYATGASSFMGRTTSLVQTAGTVSHFQRAVLRIGNYLIALSAALVLLTVVVSLIRGNPVLQTLEFALVVTIASVPVALPAVLSVTMAVGARKLARHQAVVSHLPAVEELGGVDVLCSDKTGTLTENRLTVAASWVAPDVDDADLLRTAAAASRAEDNDPIDMAVLGTVGQAPPAVVEDFTPFDPVSKRTEATVRGDDGRSVKVSKGAPQVISALCAHDPATGQVGEVVERFADRGYRSLGVARTDGDGNWRLIGVVALADPPRSDSPATIRAAQQLGVEVKMVTGDQVAIGREIASQVGLGDHIVDAAALGTATDDDALAAQVAAADGFAQVFPEHKYRIVRLLQARGHIVGMTGDGVNDAPALKQADAGIAVAGATEAARAAADVVLLAPGLSVIVDAIRQAREIFARMTSYATYRIAETIRVLLLITLAIVVLNFFPVTAVMIVFLALLNDAAILTIAYDHVRGSNEPVAWDMRRVLTIATTLGVMGVVETFLLLAVADNIFGLDEDLIRTLIYLKLSVSGHLTVFVTRSREAFWSRPAPAPVLLVAVIGTQLIATLIAVYGVLMTPLGWAWAGVVWGYALIWFLVEDRVKLAAQHWLDRHPARSGSARPVSH
- a CDS encoding indolepyruvate ferredoxin oxidoreductase family protein; the encoded protein is MTDLADNPIPAEFDLASRYSASSGPVLLTGVQAIARQLVEQHVRDRRAGTRVATFVSGYQGSPLAGLDKLLAGLDVLKTAHDVHLVPGVNEELAATSVWGSQLELPKGTRTHDGVVGVWYGKGPGLDRASDAFRHAAMYGAHPTGGALAYVGDDPSAKSSTVPAASERSLAALSMPIFFPRNAEEIIAFGLYGVALSRASGCWSAMKIVADVADGLWTLDRDFSDFTITVPTIEWEGRPWTYRQRVMAAPADSLLAEADLYGPRWATVEAFNAANPIDSIEIDPADARLGIVAVGTAYDSVRQALTDLGLAESDLLKAGIRIMRVGMPYPLGAGKVRQLAAGVEQVLAVEDKTAFVELQVKDVLYGQHRAPAVLGKRDLSGRPLIPADGELTAARLIGPLRKILADRVPMTAPPPPPLSLTVLPARRSAYFCSGCPHNRSTAVPSGSLAGGGIGCHAMVTMSSRTDSQVTGLTQMGGEGAQWIGQAPYTDVAHIFQNIGDGTYFHSGQLAVQANVAAETNITYKILYNSAVAMTGAQDAEAGLSVPELTHKLAAEGVIKIIVCAEEPERHRGASFAPGVTLWHRDRLDEAQRILRDVKGVTVLIYDQQCAAEARRKRKRGNLPVRRTRVVINEAVCEGCGDCGVKSNCLSVQPVDTEFGRKTRIDQTSCNTDYSCLDGQCPSFVTVEVPEKRSATIKATPTPPRVADPAITPIRTTHDVFLAGIGGTGIVTVNQVLGMAALRAGLHVDGLDQIGLSQKAGPVTSHLRLSSRPTSSNRISPGGADCVLAFDLLTAADSKNLSYGNAEQTITVASTSRTPTGAMVYDGSITYPDNDDLLDRLGTHARRVVALDALAAAQTLFANTAAANFLVIGAAYQSGALPIPAAAIEEAITINGVAVQANQAAFRWGRVAVADPTAFREVTVAASPERRSDTAAPVHLLANSPVTGETRTIMERCAANLVAYQGDRTATRYIATVDAAWERERALTNRTDFSSAVAANLHKFLAYKDEYEVARMLTDPAFVDSLQTEVPGGAKLTYMLHPPTMKALGRTKKIGFGPRSHGVLKLLAKGKVLRGTPFDPFGYAHVRKVERHLVAHYEAMVADLTDTLTLETFDTAVAAASAPDVVRGYEDVKLRNVATYVTRLNALGIDSAALNI
- a CDS encoding Lrp/AsnC family transcriptional regulator, whose product is MISMDRLDLEILRRLSDDARTGVVELSSALGVSRNTVQSRVRRLEESGVLTGYQPRIDLAKAGVAVQAFVALEINQVGMSSVVNGLAQIPQVLEVHATTGREDLLVRVATSTQAELQELVVGILAIPGVVHSSTTLALTTPLPYRVIPLLDEATRDAGWGRSTPKP
- a CDS encoding GAF and ANTAR domain-containing protein, yielding MSSATQNGNAATVPAAHHQAAEDDTDLRESLAGLSQLTLGSTGLAEMLTHVADFAARAIPGADGAGLTLVHDEAPNTVVASAEFVREVDAIQYRLGEGPCVTAALEGRTIRSGSLSGEKAWPRFGPRVGRLGVHSVLSLPLTSAAGIVGALNVYAHAKHAFDERASQLGELFAIPAGISVHTAQQLDKARRVAGQLQSALSSRAVIDQAVGIVMSRSGCAAVEAFDKLRVISQTEHRKLADVAQQVVEEAVRRARARHTGQ
- a CDS encoding PhoU domain-containing protein, whose protein sequence is MHDTYGSQLTELSTQLGHMAGLASAALRRATQAVLSADAALAQQVSRDHEQIAGMSLRAQRAAFTLLTVQAPVVCDLRAIVSTIQIGADLNGMGSLALHIADIARRRHPEHAVPVEMRCHVDQMGRLAAELGGKTQTVLLPGGPHETATIHAGHATMDALHRQLSTIVMGGPVWKHGVTAAVDVTLLSRYYEHFGGHAVEVARRVTTQSTGASPDQQHLATVGGIKG